A window of the Gemmatimonadota bacterium genome harbors these coding sequences:
- the metG gene encoding methionine--tRNA ligase, which yields MGTFYITTPIYYVNDEPHIGHAYTTIMADVLSRFHRLAGDDVLFLTGTDEHGQKVDEAAKERNLSPQAHADEMVVRFQALWEALNISNDDFIRTTEARHKRVVSEILQRIYDAGEIYSDNYEGWYCIPDERFWTEKDLVDGNCPDCGRPTEKISEKNYFFRMSKYQDWLIEYIETHPNFIRPEKRRNEILGFLRQPLGDLCISRPRARLEWGIPLPFDEDYVCYVWFDALINYITAPGYIADDARFEHWWQASCHLIGKDILTTHCVYWPTMLKAIGVPLPRTIMGHGFWLVDETKMGKSLGNAIRPLDLADKYGVDAFRYFLVRDMTLGQDSNFSEEAFVQRYNTELANELGNLLNRSVVMAARYLDGVVPAVDGRHAALDALKAQTDETLDAVGKAIDAMNPNAVLDAVWRLVREANRFVEVQAPWHLVKDVSKRAELEVTIYALLETLRQLAVLLFPVIPSKACEIWRQLGAKGSPEDVHLDDLKTWGGLDANLKVAPGDPVFPRIEEVNVAEERPEEELISFSDFQKLKLRVAKIEAAERVKGADRLLQLQISLGDEQRQIVAGIAEFYEPEALVGQQIVVVANLEPATIRGVESQGMLLAASDDQGLTLVTPDGEISDGAEVN from the coding sequence ATGGGCACATTTTATATTACAACACCGATTTATTACGTCAATGATGAGCCCCATATCGGGCATGCGTACACGACGATTATGGCCGATGTGCTGTCGCGTTTTCATCGCCTGGCTGGCGATGATGTGTTGTTTTTGACGGGTACGGATGAGCACGGGCAGAAAGTGGATGAGGCGGCGAAGGAACGCAATTTGTCGCCGCAGGCTCACGCCGATGAGATGGTGGTGCGATTTCAGGCGTTGTGGGAGGCCTTAAATATTTCTAACGACGATTTTATTCGCACAACCGAAGCGCGGCACAAGCGCGTTGTCTCCGAGATTTTGCAACGCATTTACGATGCGGGTGAGATTTATTCCGACAATTACGAAGGCTGGTATTGTATCCCGGACGAACGGTTCTGGACGGAAAAAGATCTGGTTGATGGGAATTGTCCGGATTGCGGGCGGCCTACAGAGAAGATTTCGGAGAAGAATTACTTTTTCAGGATGAGCAAATACCAGGACTGGCTCATTGAGTATATCGAGACACATCCCAATTTTATTCGACCGGAAAAGCGGCGCAACGAGATCCTCGGGTTTTTGCGCCAGCCGCTGGGCGATTTGTGTATTTCTCGTCCCAGAGCGCGTTTGGAATGGGGGATTCCGCTTCCTTTTGATGAAGATTATGTCTGTTATGTGTGGTTCGATGCGCTGATCAATTATATCACGGCACCGGGTTATATCGCCGATGATGCGCGTTTTGAGCACTGGTGGCAGGCGTCTTGTCATTTGATTGGCAAGGATATTTTGACCACGCACTGCGTCTATTGGCCCACGATGCTCAAGGCAATAGGTGTGCCATTGCCCAGAACGATTATGGGGCATGGTTTTTGGCTCGTGGATGAGACAAAGATGGGGAAGTCGCTGGGCAATGCGATTCGGCCTCTGGATCTGGCTGATAAATACGGGGTGGATGCGTTTCGGTATTTTCTGGTGCGCGATATGACGCTGGGGCAAGATAGCAATTTTAGCGAAGAGGCTTTTGTTCAGCGCTATAATACCGAGTTGGCCAATGAGTTGGGCAATTTGCTGAATCGCTCGGTGGTGATGGCTGCGCGATATTTGGATGGGGTTGTGCCTGCTGTTGATGGTCGTCATGCCGCACTCGACGCTTTGAAGGCGCAGACTGATGAGACGCTCGATGCGGTGGGCAAAGCTATTGATGCGATGAATCCCAATGCGGTGCTGGATGCGGTTTGGCGGTTGGTGCGGGAGGCCAATCGGTTTGTCGAGGTGCAGGCGCCGTGGCATTTGGTGAAGGATGTGAGCAAGAGGGCCGAGCTTGAGGTGACGATTTACGCGTTGCTGGAGACTCTGCGGCAATTGGCCGTTTTGCTGTTTCCGGTGATTCCGTCAAAGGCGTGTGAGATTTGGCGACAACTCGGTGCAAAGGGTTCGCCGGAAGATGTTCATTTGGATGATTTAAAAACATGGGGCGGTCTGGATGCCAATTTGAAGGTTGCACCTGGCGATCCGGTGTTCCCGCGTATTGAGGAGGTCAATGTGGCAGAGGAAAGACCAGAAGAAGAGTTGATTTCTTTTTCAGATTTTCAGAAGCTCAAATTGCGCGTGGCAAAAATTGAGGCAGCCGAGCGCGTGAAGGGGGCGGATCGCCTTTTGCAGTTGCAAATTAGTTTGGGCGATGAGCAGCGCCAGATCGTCGCCGGGATTGCCGAGTTTTACGAACCAGAGGCACTCGTTGGGCAGCAGATTGTGGTGGTTGCCAATCTGGAACCCGCGACTATTCGCGGTGTCGAATCCCAGGGTATGCTGCTGGCGGCTTCCGATGATCAGGGCCTCACACTCGTAACGCCGGATGGTGAGATTAGTGATGGGGCAGAGGTTAATTGA
- a CDS encoding GNAT family N-acetyltransferase, protein MGQRLIEKQIEVKIRPLRLSDAAAVQRYASDERVARTTTIPQPYPENGGETFVRRSIRAHRNREGFSFAIVADGDMIGVVGLGAVDYEKCSVRCDYAIASSHWGRGITTRAVALALHYAFCELGMEMVHSACLKCNPTSARVLEKNGFQETEGFLYNSSKFENEPARRFQLTRQAWRK, encoded by the coding sequence ATGGGGCAGAGGTTAATTGAGAAGCAAATAGAGGTTAAAATTCGTCCATTGCGGCTCAGCGATGCAGCAGCAGTGCAGCGCTATGCCTCTGATGAACGCGTTGCGCGTACTACTACCATACCCCAACCATATCCGGAGAATGGCGGGGAAACATTCGTCAGAAGAAGCATTAGAGCACACAGAAATCGAGAGGGTTTCTCTTTCGCTATTGTTGCAGATGGCGATATGATTGGCGTGGTGGGACTCGGAGCAGTTGATTACGAAAAATGCAGCGTCCGGTGTGATTACGCAATCGCATCGTCGCACTGGGGCAGGGGAATCACGACCAGAGCGGTTGCTCTTGCGCTACACTACGCGTTTTGTGAACTCGGCATGGAGATGGTTCATTCGGCTTGTCTGAAGTGCAACCCGACTTCCGCTCGTGTTCTGGAGAAGAATGGGTTTCAGGAGACGGAAGGGTTTCTATACAATAGTTCCAAGTTCGAGAACGAACCCGCACGGCGGTTTCAACTGACCCGACAGGCGTGGAGAAAATAG
- a CDS encoding exonuclease domain-containing protein: MSILHTYITLDLETTGLNPKEAEIIEIGAVKVKDGEIVDRFQTYVRPQMGVPEETTRLTGIAFKDVRNAPRINAAIENFMTFAGDQPLIVHQGRFETRFLSEASGLPFGNNIHSVRDLARIALPNLSDHRANTLADYFEVASSAAHKALCDAEQLAGIYPGVIEVLRETSLQTKQNILRLLQGTNSPLLNIFVDLGNEAVKSEFMNRIRGGGADGLPLSNVGGEELRAETEASEEPLDIDMLCTLFESGGTFDRQTEGYEVRTEQIEMVRAIADAFNNNHLLVAEAGTGVGKSMAYLTPAIHHAVQNDRRVIVSTNTKNLQEQLFFKDLPHLERILNVPFSYVLLKGRSNYICLNRWHAALANIETFFTEDEREGALPLVIWAEQTQTGDISENNGFDMRRYAGLWSKVCSDSGYCRSQKCRTNGQCFANAVRRSAQKAHIVVINHSLLFSDIVSENAVLGEYEDLILDEAHNIEKIAAQYLGCELNIWQIKNFSDQLRSPGFQSTGTLPALRHWIGIADLKDNIFATFDKGIGRAVNAAEDIYLKAQTFFQDLTEFLYSKQGSRKFYYTPKVRYRPGENTFEAVGESLGDFAEAIKELNNNLKNLCDWLKDLPDDTFPNQDELVNELDGRAQECSDLLAALNHLTHPEDEQCVYWVELPTRENSSDTRLFSAPLHVAEVLHNALYDKMRTIVFTSATLGIRGKLIYFLQRMGLDTMPEERVQTSCLGSPFDYNLQALVCVPQFMPSPKSPHFQRAVDDLLRHLARKVGRGTLALFTSYSMLNQSYDALKNDLSSDGILLLGQGIDGARGSITDRFKTHRRAMLLGTDSFWEGVDIPGEALEILGIIRLPFAVPSEPLVAAHMEELEKQGKNPFLHYSVPEAILKFRQGFGRLIRNKSDRGIVIVFDSRVLSTFYGRAFLEALPVQHRAFRAPDHLLQAIKSWFDKASAS, translated from the coding sequence ATGTCCATTCTCCACACCTACATAACCCTCGACCTCGAAACCACGGGTCTGAACCCGAAAGAAGCCGAAATAATCGAAATCGGTGCTGTCAAAGTCAAAGATGGCGAAATAGTCGATCGCTTTCAGACTTATGTGCGCCCCCAAATGGGTGTACCCGAAGAAACAACGCGCCTGACGGGCATCGCATTCAAAGACGTGAGAAACGCACCCCGCATCAACGCGGCAATCGAAAACTTTATGACCTTTGCCGGCGACCAGCCCCTCATCGTACACCAGGGCCGATTTGAAACCCGCTTTTTATCTGAAGCCTCTGGCCTGCCCTTTGGCAACAACATACACAGCGTGCGCGATCTCGCGCGGATTGCCCTGCCCAATTTATCCGATCATCGGGCGAATACGCTCGCGGACTACTTTGAAGTCGCATCCTCAGCAGCACACAAAGCACTTTGCGATGCCGAGCAACTCGCAGGCATATACCCGGGCGTCATCGAGGTCTTGCGCGAAACATCATTGCAAACAAAACAAAACATACTGCGGCTTTTGCAAGGCACAAATAGCCCCTTGCTCAACATCTTTGTCGATCTGGGCAATGAAGCGGTCAAAAGCGAATTTATGAACCGCATTCGCGGTGGAGGAGCAGATGGCCTTCCTCTATCCAATGTGGGTGGCGAAGAACTCCGAGCGGAAACAGAGGCCAGTGAAGAACCCCTCGACATCGACATGCTCTGCACCCTGTTTGAATCCGGCGGCACATTTGACCGTCAAACCGAAGGATATGAAGTGCGTACCGAACAGATCGAAATGGTACGCGCCATTGCCGATGCCTTCAACAACAACCATCTCCTCGTCGCCGAAGCCGGCACAGGCGTGGGCAAATCCATGGCCTATCTCACCCCGGCCATTCACCACGCCGTACAAAATGACCGCCGCGTCATTGTTTCCACCAATACCAAAAATCTTCAGGAACAATTGTTCTTCAAAGACCTGCCCCACCTCGAACGCATCCTGAATGTACCCTTCAGCTATGTCCTGCTCAAAGGTCGCAGCAACTATATATGCCTCAATCGGTGGCATGCCGCACTCGCCAATATCGAAACCTTCTTTACCGAAGACGAGCGCGAAGGCGCTTTACCCCTCGTTATATGGGCAGAACAAACGCAAACCGGTGACATTTCGGAAAACAACGGCTTTGATATGCGTCGCTATGCTGGTCTCTGGTCAAAAGTGTGTTCCGACTCGGGGTATTGCCGCTCGCAAAAGTGCCGCACCAACGGACAGTGCTTTGCCAACGCCGTGCGCCGTTCTGCCCAAAAAGCACATATCGTAGTTATCAATCACTCCCTGCTCTTTTCCGACATCGTCTCGGAAAATGCCGTGCTGGGCGAATATGAAGACCTCATCCTGGACGAAGCCCACAACATCGAAAAAATTGCCGCACAATATTTGGGGTGCGAACTCAATATATGGCAAATCAAAAATTTTTCCGATCAACTGCGCAGTCCGGGTTTTCAGAGCACCGGCACCCTGCCCGCATTGCGTCACTGGATCGGTATAGCCGATCTCAAAGACAATATCTTCGCCACCTTTGACAAAGGCATTGGGCGGGCAGTGAACGCCGCCGAAGACATCTATCTCAAAGCGCAGACCTTTTTTCAAGACCTCACGGAATTTCTGTACAGCAAACAGGGCAGCCGCAAATTTTACTACACGCCAAAAGTGCGCTATCGCCCGGGTGAAAATACGTTTGAAGCGGTTGGTGAAAGTCTTGGGGACTTTGCCGAAGCGATCAAAGAACTCAACAACAACTTAAAAAATCTGTGCGATTGGCTCAAAGACTTGCCCGACGACACCTTTCCCAACCAGGACGAACTCGTCAACGAACTCGACGGGCGCGCACAGGAATGCAGCGACCTGCTCGCAGCCCTCAACCACTTGACCCATCCCGAAGATGAACAATGCGTTTACTGGGTTGAATTGCCAACCCGAGAAAACAGCAGTGACACGCGCCTGTTTTCTGCGCCTCTGCACGTCGCCGAAGTATTGCACAACGCACTCTACGACAAAATGCGTACCATCGTCTTCACATCGGCCACTCTGGGTATTCGCGGCAAACTCATCTACTTTCTTCAGCGCATGGGGCTCGACACCATGCCCGAAGAGCGCGTGCAAACGAGTTGTCTGGGTTCGCCCTTTGACTACAATTTACAAGCCCTCGTCTGCGTACCTCAATTTATGCCATCGCCCAAATCCCCTCATTTTCAACGCGCCGTTGACGATTTGTTGCGCCATCTCGCACGCAAAGTCGGACGGGGCACGCTGGCATTATTCACGTCCTACAGCATGCTCAACCAGTCTTATGACGCACTCAAAAACGATCTGTCGTCCGACGGCATCCTGCTCCTGGGACAGGGGATAGACGGCGCGCGCGGCAGCATTACCGACCGCTTTAAGACCCACCGCCGCGCAATGCTCCTGGGCACCGACAGTTTCTGGGAAGGGGTAGATATCCCCGGCGAAGCCCTCGAAATCCTGGGCATTATTCGCCTGCCTTTTGCCGTGCCATCTGAGCCCCTCGTTGCAGCGCACATGGAAGAACTCGAAAAACAGGGCAAAAATCCTTTTTTACACTACTCAGTCCCCGAAGCCATTCTCAAATTTCGCCAGGGTTTTGGCCGCCTGATACGCAACAAATCCGACAGAGGCATTGTCATCGTCTTCGACAGTCGGGTTTTATCCACCTTCTATGGACGGGCTTTTCTCGAAGCATTGCCAGTTCAACATCGGGCGTTTCGAGCGCCAGACCATTTATTGCAAGCCATCAAAAGCTGGTTCGACAAAGCGAGCGCGTCGTGA
- a CDS encoding SDR family oxidoreductase produces the protein MLDKFDLSGKTALVTGCRRGIGRAFAQGLAEAGADIVGVSASLASGSEVEGDITGLGRSFRPYACDFSDRDTLRAFIAQVKADVAQVDILVNNAGTILREPAADHPDEYWDRVIEVNLNAQFVLAREFGKEMVARGGGKIVFTASLLSFQGGITVPGYAAAKGGIATLTMALSNEWASKGVNVNAIAPGYIATDNTEALRSDSVRSEQILTRIPQGRWGQPDDLKGACVFLCSDAANYVNGAILTVDGGWMGR, from the coding sequence ATTTTGGATAAGTTTGATTTGAGCGGCAAGACTGCACTGGTGACGGGGTGTCGGCGCGGTATTGGGCGCGCTTTTGCCCAGGGGTTGGCCGAGGCAGGTGCCGATATTGTGGGGGTGAGTGCATCGCTGGCTTCGGGTAGTGAGGTGGAGGGGGATATTACCGGATTGGGTCGTAGTTTCCGCCCTTATGCGTGTGATTTTTCCGATCGAGATACTTTGCGAGCGTTTATAGCACAGGTGAAAGCAGATGTCGCTCAGGTCGATATATTGGTGAATAATGCGGGTACGATTTTGCGGGAACCAGCGGCGGATCATCCCGATGAATACTGGGATCGAGTGATTGAGGTAAATTTGAATGCCCAATTTGTTCTCGCACGCGAGTTTGGCAAGGAGATGGTGGCACGCGGAGGTGGCAAAATTGTTTTTACAGCGTCGTTGCTGAGTTTTCAAGGGGGTATTACTGTGCCGGGTTACGCCGCGGCCAAAGGGGGTATCGCGACTTTGACGATGGCGCTGTCAAATGAGTGGGCGAGCAAGGGAGTGAATGTCAATGCTATTGCGCCGGGTTATATTGCAACGGATAATACAGAAGCCCTGCGCAGTGATTCTGTCCGTTCCGAGCAAATTTTGACGCGCATTCCGCAGGGGCGATGGGGACAGCCGGATGATTTGAAAGGCGCATGTGTGTTTTTGTGTTCGGATGCGGCCAATTATGTCAATGGTGCGATTTTGACGGTAGATGGCGGATGGATGGGGCGGTGA
- a CDS encoding aldo/keto reductase, whose protein sequence is MEYRPFGKTGLDVSAIGFGCWELGGNYGYFEEGEVIEGIHKALDLGINCFDTAEGYGKGKSEALLARGLGNRRKDVIVVTKVGIGYTDSGREKGRDSRRKRIMASVENSLRFLNTDYVDVYLIHWPDRHTPFEEPMQVLEDLIQQGKVRFGGVSNFKAEEIDACMKTRRVDVGQYGYHMFDRRMERDVFPYCEAHGIGMMGYGSLAHGLLAGAFDENTTFDAEDWRSKGGLFNMPLFTEENFPRNLKVVEALKQMAADLGTEVYHLALAWVLSNPVISTALVGVRKPEEVVSNMGALEVALSEDDKRAIDAIFESYGVDTRPDIWVE, encoded by the coding sequence ATGGAATACAGGCCGTTTGGAAAGACGGGATTGGATGTTTCGGCGATTGGGTTTGGGTGCTGGGAACTCGGTGGGAATTATGGTTATTTTGAGGAAGGCGAAGTGATTGAGGGCATTCACAAGGCACTGGATTTGGGAATTAATTGCTTTGATACGGCCGAAGGCTATGGAAAGGGAAAATCAGAGGCTTTGCTCGCGCGCGGGCTTGGGAATCGACGCAAGGATGTGATTGTGGTGACAAAGGTCGGTATTGGATATACGGATTCGGGACGGGAAAAGGGGCGCGACAGTCGCAGGAAGCGGATTATGGCGTCGGTAGAGAATAGTTTGCGGTTTTTGAATACGGATTATGTCGATGTCTATTTGATTCACTGGCCCGATCGGCACACGCCTTTTGAAGAGCCTATGCAGGTGCTGGAAGATTTGATTCAGCAGGGTAAGGTGCGCTTTGGAGGGGTATCGAATTTCAAGGCAGAAGAGATCGATGCGTGCATGAAGACGCGGCGGGTGGATGTGGGGCAATACGGCTATCACATGTTTGATCGGCGTATGGAGAGGGATGTTTTTCCCTATTGCGAAGCGCACGGTATTGGGATGATGGGATATGGATCTCTGGCGCATGGGTTGCTCGCCGGGGCATTTGATGAGAATACGACATTCGACGCAGAAGATTGGCGGTCTAAGGGTGGGTTGTTTAATATGCCTTTGTTTACCGAAGAGAATTTCCCGCGCAATTTGAAGGTGGTGGAAGCGTTAAAACAGATGGCAGCAGACCTCGGCACAGAGGTGTATCACCTTGCGCTGGCGTGGGTGTTGTCCAATCCCGTAATCAGCACCGCACTGGTTGGCGTGCGTAAACCCGAGGAGGTGGTGTCGAATATGGGGGCATTGGAGGTGGCGTTATCCGAAGACGATAAGCGTGCTATTGATGCGATATTTGAGAGTTACGGGGTGGATACACGCCCGGATATTTGGGTGGAGTAG
- a CDS encoding co-chaperone GroES family protein: MQIGNKELVVIGDRVLVKREDLEERTKVGLYLPQTVVEKEEVQSGRIMATGPGLPLPETPEDDEPWRNSPKEPRYLPLQVEEGDFALFLQKAAMEISFEGEKYLIVPQASILVVIRESDTIVGEDEVLDELEGLDDLDL, from the coding sequence ATGCAAATAGGAAATAAAGAACTCGTCGTTATCGGCGACCGCGTTTTGGTCAAGCGGGAAGATTTGGAAGAACGAACCAAAGTGGGGCTTTATTTGCCCCAAACCGTAGTCGAAAAAGAAGAAGTACAGAGCGGTCGCATTATGGCCACAGGCCCAGGTCTGCCCCTGCCAGAAACGCCCGAAGACGATGAACCCTGGCGCAATTCTCCAAAAGAACCGCGGTATTTGCCCCTGCAAGTTGAGGAAGGCGATTTTGCCTTATTTTTGCAAAAAGCCGCGATGGAGATCTCTTTTGAAGGGGAGAAATATCTCATTGTGCCCCAGGCTTCCATTCTCGTTGTGATTCGAGAATCGGATACCATAGTAGGCGAAGACGAGGTATTGGATGAATTGGAGGGTTTGGACGACCTCGACCTGTAA
- a CDS encoding formylglycine-generating enzyme family protein — MRRYITGVFLIVFGVLSGLVDTTEAVEVVLKSGRVVRGELIRETATSITLQLSSSRIEISKLSIKTIDGRSPFERYRSRTAVSSDSTGKMEVQIPAGDFLMGDTRDKNAPVHKVYLDAYWVDTREVTNAQYREFVTSTGHATPRYWGETKYNDPNQPVVGVSWHDANAYCSWKGKRLPTEAEWERAARGAKSRLYPWGDRFDVTRTNTRETRNRRPLPVGTFPEGATSEGLLDMSGNVWEWCWDWFDEGYYRVSPLHNPTGPEAGKKRVIRGGGWSAPHIHMARRRGEKPDKTYPSLGFRCARSDTEAQAKQ, encoded by the coding sequence ATGCGGCGGTATATTACGGGAGTATTTTTGATCGTATTTGGGGTGTTATCAGGCCTGGTCGATACAACTGAGGCCGTTGAGGTCGTTCTCAAATCGGGTCGCGTTGTGCGAGGCGAACTGATTCGGGAGACCGCGACTTCTATTACGCTTCAGCTTTCTTCCAGCCGGATCGAAATTTCCAAATTGAGTATCAAGACGATTGATGGACGTTCTCCTTTTGAACGGTACAGGTCTCGCACGGCAGTGTCTTCCGATAGTACGGGTAAAATGGAGGTGCAAATTCCCGCAGGCGATTTTCTCATGGGAGATACCCGAGATAAAAACGCGCCTGTACACAAGGTTTATCTCGATGCGTATTGGGTCGATACACGCGAAGTAACCAATGCTCAGTACCGCGAATTTGTGACGAGCACAGGGCATGCAACTCCCAGATATTGGGGCGAGACCAAATACAACGATCCCAACCAACCCGTTGTGGGTGTTTCGTGGCATGACGCCAATGCCTATTGTTCATGGAAGGGGAAACGACTGCCCACTGAAGCAGAGTGGGAACGCGCAGCACGGGGGGCAAAAAGCCGTCTTTATCCCTGGGGCGACCGTTTTGACGTCACGAGGACAAATACCCGGGAGACTCGGAACCGGCGTCCGCTGCCTGTGGGAACCTTCCCCGAAGGTGCTACCAGTGAAGGGTTACTCGATATGTCGGGCAATGTATGGGAGTGGTGCTGGGATTGGTTTGACGAAGGATATTATCGTGTCTCCCCGCTCCACAATCCCACGGGGCCAGAGGCGGGAAAAAAGCGCGTTATAAGGGGTGGGGGCTGGAGTGCCCCACATATCCACATGGCTCGACGGCGGGGTGAAAAGCCCGATAAAACCTATCCTTCTCTGGGTTTTCGATGTGCCAGATCGGATACTGAGGCACAGGCGAAACAGTGA
- a CDS encoding alcohol dehydrogenase catalytic domain-containing protein → MKASVYLGPERVELRDIAEPKPGDDEVLIKVARAGLCGTDLHVYQGHMDQRVQIPLVMGHEMCGEIVDVTKDAGFKVGDRVVVEPTVACGACAACRRGHRHVCQNLNFLGIDSAGAFQAFWNAPLDRLHRVPDALDDDAGALIEPLAVAVHDVRRAKVELGDRAVVIGGGPIGMLVAMAARLDGAEVVVSEVNPFRLAKARALGFEIVNPLETDLLAYTEDWTGGAGADLVFEVSGSAPGAKVMTELARVRGTIVLVGVHAEPPPVDLQRFFWRELHLVGCRVYEPIDFERAIRLAASGAVDVKALITDTLPLDDAAKGFEQMVAGGEVMKVLLDCQA, encoded by the coding sequence ATGAAGGCGTCTGTTTATCTGGGTCCCGAGCGGGTTGAATTGCGCGATATTGCGGAACCCAAACCAGGTGATGATGAGGTGCTCATCAAGGTGGCACGGGCGGGTTTGTGCGGTACGGATTTGCATGTTTATCAGGGGCATATGGATCAGCGGGTGCAAATTCCCCTGGTGATGGGGCACGAGATGTGCGGCGAAATTGTAGATGTTACAAAAGATGCCGGGTTCAAAGTGGGGGATCGCGTGGTGGTTGAACCCACAGTGGCATGTGGCGCATGTGCGGCTTGCCGACGGGGGCATCGTCATGTTTGTCAGAATCTGAATTTTTTAGGTATTGACTCTGCAGGGGCATTTCAGGCTTTTTGGAATGCACCTCTCGACCGCCTGCACCGCGTACCCGATGCACTGGACGACGATGCTGGCGCGCTTATTGAACCGCTTGCGGTCGCTGTCCACGATGTTCGGCGTGCAAAAGTGGAATTGGGTGATCGCGCGGTTGTGATTGGCGGTGGTCCGATTGGGATGCTGGTTGCAATGGCGGCGCGATTGGATGGGGCCGAGGTGGTGGTTTCCGAAGTGAATCCCTTTCGTTTGGCAAAGGCGAGGGCATTGGGCTTTGAGATTGTGAATCCATTGGAGACAGATCTTCTGGCATATACAGAAGATTGGACCGGGGGCGCAGGTGCGGATCTCGTGTTTGAAGTTAGCGGCAGTGCGCCCGGCGCAAAGGTTATGACTGAGTTGGCCCGGGTTCGCGGAACCATTGTGCTGGTTGGGGTACACGCTGAACCACCGCCTGTGGATTTGCAGCGATTTTTTTGGCGGGAATTGCATCTGGTGGGGTGTCGCGTGTACGAACCCATAGATTTTGAGCGGGCAATTCGATTGGCGGCGTCTGGCGCAGTTGATGTAAAAGCGCTGATTACAGATACGCTACCACTGGATGATGCGGCAAAAGGGTTTGAACAGATGGTGGCGGGTGGCGAAGTGATGAAGGTGCTTTTAGATTGTCAGGCGTAA
- a CDS encoding HU family DNA-binding protein — MSQAVTKRWSKAQIVSAIAESTGLSKKDVGSVLDGLGSAIESHITAGSVGEFVLPGLLKIKRVEKPARAEREGVNPFTGEKITIAAKPASQGVRISALKKLKDMV, encoded by the coding sequence ATGTCGCAAGCTGTAACAAAACGATGGAGCAAAGCCCAAATTGTAAGCGCGATCGCAGAAAGTACCGGTCTGAGCAAAAAAGATGTGGGTAGCGTTCTCGATGGGTTGGGCAGTGCCATTGAGAGCCATATCACAGCAGGTTCTGTCGGTGAATTTGTGTTGCCTGGTCTGCTCAAAATCAAAAGGGTCGAAAAACCGGCCCGCGCAGAACGAGAGGGCGTCAATCCCTTCACGGGCGAAAAAATAACAATTGCAGCCAAACCCGCTTCGCAGGGTGTAAGAATTTCAGCCCTCAAAAAACTGAAAGACATGGTTTAG